A part of Streptomyces sp. NBC_01210 genomic DNA contains:
- a CDS encoding MarR family winged helix-turn-helix transcriptional regulator, whose translation MSDQERGPLLGQLARIYRDYLTAVVLHGQAAAETLGQNPTDVYALNALELAGPLTTGGLAERIGLSQSATTRLVDRLERAGWVRRGPDPGDRRRVVVEAVPLTPEQDEAAFGAARRRMAEVFDGFSADELRVLFRYFEQAAPALREATAETRSGARAATKGRAKGAR comes from the coding sequence ATGTCCGACCAGGAACGCGGACCGCTGCTCGGGCAGCTCGCACGCATCTACCGCGACTACCTCACCGCCGTCGTCCTGCACGGCCAGGCGGCGGCCGAGACCCTCGGGCAGAACCCCACCGATGTGTACGCGCTCAACGCCCTGGAACTCGCGGGGCCCCTGACCACCGGCGGGCTCGCCGAACGCATCGGTCTCTCGCAGAGCGCCACGACCCGGCTCGTCGACCGCCTCGAGCGGGCCGGCTGGGTGCGCCGCGGCCCCGATCCGGGCGACCGCCGACGGGTCGTGGTCGAGGCCGTGCCGCTCACCCCCGAGCAGGACGAGGCGGCGTTCGGCGCGGCCCGCCGCCGGATGGCCGAGGTCTTCGACGGCTTCAGCGCCGACGAACTGCGCGTCCTCTTCCGCTACTTCGAGCAGGCCGCGCCCGCGCTGCGCGAGGCGACGGCCGAGACCAGGAGCGGGGCGCGGGCCGCGACGAAGGGCAGGGCGAAGGGGGCGCGGTGA
- a CDS encoding DUF7847 domain-containing protein: protein MAYGNTPHAGPPGWGGWMPPPPPKPGVIPLAPLGLGDVLGGAFATIGRYWKQLFGIAAAAYGAAAAVVALATVAAYAVVGSHLHRVFADEGTPAWADVRPLLIAFGCVWLIGVLAMLFATTMVYAACSAIVQEAVLGRPTTFGAIWRRARARVPAVIGTVFLTGLILLVPFALFLLAFVTMMIALLAVGTGPLIVPPLAFLGALVTTPLAAWLWGKFSLAPAAAVFEGQGSLAAMRRSSQLVRGGWWRIFGSMLLAFLIAAVASYLIQLPVNLLGMFPGAIGTSDLGSDPTALQVVVSMGGLLIVLMVSQLIGQIFVAAFPQLVAGLLYVDQRIRKENLAPTLAEAAAVPPAY, encoded by the coding sequence GTGGCATACGGAAACACGCCGCACGCAGGCCCTCCAGGCTGGGGCGGCTGGATGCCTCCGCCGCCACCCAAGCCCGGAGTGATTCCGCTGGCTCCGCTCGGCCTCGGCGATGTCCTGGGCGGTGCCTTCGCGACGATCGGCCGCTACTGGAAGCAGCTGTTCGGCATAGCCGCGGCCGCCTACGGAGCGGCGGCCGCCGTGGTCGCGTTGGCGACGGTTGCCGCCTATGCGGTCGTGGGGAGCCACCTCCACCGCGTCTTCGCCGACGAAGGGACCCCCGCCTGGGCGGACGTCCGGCCCCTGCTCATCGCCTTCGGCTGCGTCTGGCTCATCGGCGTGCTGGCGATGCTGTTCGCCACGACGATGGTCTACGCCGCCTGTTCGGCGATCGTGCAGGAAGCGGTACTGGGCCGGCCGACCACCTTCGGCGCCATCTGGCGCCGGGCCCGCGCCCGCGTCCCCGCGGTGATCGGCACGGTCTTCCTCACCGGCCTGATCCTGCTGGTCCCGTTCGCGCTGTTCCTGCTGGCCTTCGTCACCATGATGATCGCGCTCCTCGCCGTGGGTACCGGGCCGCTCATCGTGCCGCCCTTGGCCTTCCTGGGCGCCTTGGTGACCACACCGCTCGCCGCCTGGCTCTGGGGGAAGTTCAGCCTGGCACCGGCTGCGGCCGTCTTCGAGGGCCAGGGTTCGCTCGCGGCGATGCGCCGCTCCTCGCAGCTCGTACGCGGCGGCTGGTGGCGGATCTTCGGCAGCATGCTGCTCGCGTTCCTCATCGCCGCGGTGGCGAGTTACCTCATCCAGCTGCCGGTGAACCTGCTGGGAATGTTCCCCGGCGCGATCGGCACCTCGGACCTGGGCTCCGACCCCACGGCCTTGCAAGTCGTGGTCTCCATGGGCGGCCTGCTGATCGTGCTGATGGTGAGCCAGCTGATCGGCCAGATCTTCGTCGCCGCCTTCCCGCAGCTGGTGGCCGGCCTGCTCTACGTCGACCAGCGCATCCGCAAGGAGAACCTGGCCCCGACCCTCGCCGAGGCCGCCGCCGTACCGCCCGCGTACTAG
- a CDS encoding VOC family protein yields the protein MAVSLYTVVIDSHDLPALARFWSQVLDWKVVFEAEDEIVIGADESALPGITFVPVGERKTVKNRLHIDLTPDDQAAEVERIIGLGARRADVGQGPEATWVVLADPEGNEFCVLRPKRTLID from the coding sequence ATGGCCGTTTCTCTGTACACCGTCGTCATCGACTCCCACGATCTGCCGGCGCTCGCCCGCTTCTGGAGCCAGGTCCTGGACTGGAAGGTGGTCTTCGAGGCCGAGGACGAGATCGTCATCGGGGCCGACGAGTCCGCCCTGCCGGGGATCACCTTTGTGCCTGTGGGCGAGCGGAAGACCGTCAAGAACAGACTGCACATCGATCTCACGCCCGACGACCAGGCCGCCGAGGTCGAGAGGATCATCGGGCTCGGGGCGCGGCGGGCCGATGTCGGGCAGGGGCCGGAGGCGACCTGGGTGGTGCTCGCCGACCCCGAGGGCAATGAGTTCTGTGTGCTGCGGCCGAAGAGGACGCTGATCGACTAG
- a CDS encoding metal-sulfur cluster assembly factor, giving the protein MTENAGAALKPASEEEVREALYDVVDPELGIDVVNLGLIYGIHIDDANIATLDMTLTSAACPLTDVIEDQAKAATDGIVNELKINWVWMPPWGPDKITDDGREQLRALGFNV; this is encoded by the coding sequence ATGACCGAGAACGCAGGAGCCGCGCTGAAGCCGGCCTCCGAGGAAGAAGTCCGCGAGGCGCTGTACGACGTCGTCGACCCCGAGCTGGGTATCGACGTCGTCAATCTCGGCCTGATCTACGGCATCCACATCGACGACGCCAATATCGCCACCCTGGACATGACGCTGACGTCCGCGGCCTGCCCGCTGACCGATGTCATCGAGGACCAGGCGAAGGCGGCGACGGACGGCATCGTCAATGAGCTGAAGATCAACTGGGTCTGGATGCCGCCGTGGGGCCCGGACAAGATCACGGACGACGGCCGCGAGCAGCTGCGCGCTCTCGGCTTCAACGTCTGA
- the sufU gene encoding Fe-S cluster assembly sulfur transfer protein SufU — protein sequence MKLDSMYQEVILDHYKHPHGRGLRDGDAEVHHVNPTCGDEITLRVRYEGSLIADVSYEGQGCSISQASASVLNELLVGKELAEAQKIQATFLELMQSKGQIEPDDAMEEVLEDAVAFAGVSKYPARVKCALLSWMAWKDATAQALGDGAERKTA from the coding sequence GTGAAGCTGGATTCGATGTACCAGGAAGTCATCCTGGACCACTACAAGCACCCCCACGGGCGCGGTCTGCGGGATGGCGACGCCGAGGTGCACCACGTCAATCCGACGTGCGGCGACGAGATCACACTCCGTGTGCGGTACGAGGGCTCGCTCATCGCGGATGTCAGCTACGAGGGCCAGGGCTGCTCCATCAGCCAGGCCAGCGCCTCCGTGCTGAACGAGCTGCTGGTCGGCAAGGAGCTTGCCGAGGCGCAGAAGATCCAGGCGACCTTCCTGGAGCTGATGCAGTCCAAGGGGCAGATCGAGCCGGACGACGCGATGGAGGAGGTGCTGGAGGACGCGGTCGCGTTCGCCGGCGTCTCCAAGTACCCGGCCCGTGTGAAGTGTGCTCTGCTGAGCTGGATGGCGTGGAAGGACGCGACCGCCCAGGCACTGGGAGACGGCGCGGAGAGGAAGACGGCATGA
- a CDS encoding cysteine desulfurase yields the protein MTQLPGLLDTEAIRKDFPILDRVIHDGKKLVYLDNAATSQTPRQVLDVLSEYYEQHNANVHRGIHVLAEEATALYEGARDKVAAFINAPSRDEVIFTKNASESLNLVANMLGWADEPYRVDHETEIVITEMEHHSNIVPWQLLAQRTGAKLKWFGLTDDGRLDLSNIDEIITEKTKIVSFTLVSNIMGTVNPVDALVRRAQDVGALVLIDASQAAPHMPLDVQALGADFVAFTGHKMCGPTGIGVLWGRQELLEDLPPFLGGGEMIETVSMHSSTYAPAPHKFEAGTPPIAQAVGLGAAVDYLTSIGMENIAQHEHVLTEYAVKRLLEVPDLRIIGPTTAEERGAAISFVLGDIHPHDVGQVLDEQGIAVRVGHHCARPVCLRYGIPATTRASFYLYSTPSEVDALVDGLEHVRNFFG from the coding sequence GTGACACAGCTGCCGGGCCTCCTCGACACCGAGGCGATCCGCAAGGACTTCCCGATCCTGGACCGCGTGATCCACGACGGGAAGAAGCTCGTGTATCTGGACAACGCGGCGACGTCACAGACGCCGCGTCAGGTGCTCGATGTGCTGAGCGAGTACTACGAACAGCACAATGCCAACGTCCACCGCGGTATTCATGTGCTCGCCGAGGAGGCCACGGCGCTGTACGAGGGCGCCCGCGACAAGGTCGCCGCCTTCATCAACGCGCCCAGCCGCGACGAGGTCATCTTCACCAAGAACGCCTCCGAGTCGCTCAACCTCGTGGCGAACATGCTCGGCTGGGCCGATGAGCCCTACCGCGTGGACCACGAGACCGAGATCGTCATCACGGAGATGGAGCACCACTCCAACATCGTTCCGTGGCAGCTGCTCGCGCAGCGCACCGGTGCGAAGCTGAAGTGGTTCGGCCTCACCGACGACGGCCGCCTCGATCTGTCCAACATCGACGAGATCATCACCGAGAAGACGAAGATCGTCTCCTTCACGCTGGTCTCCAACATCATGGGCACGGTCAACCCGGTCGATGCGCTCGTGCGCCGAGCGCAGGACGTGGGCGCGCTGGTCCTCATCGACGCCTCGCAGGCCGCGCCGCACATGCCGCTGGACGTACAGGCGCTCGGTGCCGACTTCGTGGCCTTCACCGGCCACAAGATGTGCGGCCCGACCGGCATCGGCGTGTTGTGGGGCCGCCAGGAGCTGCTCGAGGACCTGCCGCCGTTCCTCGGCGGCGGCGAGATGATCGAGACCGTGTCGATGCACTCGTCGACGTACGCTCCGGCGCCGCACAAGTTCGAGGCCGGTACGCCCCCGATCGCCCAGGCCGTCGGCCTCGGCGCGGCGGTGGACTACCTCACCTCGATCGGCATGGAGAACATCGCCCAGCATGAGCACGTCCTCACCGAGTACGCGGTGAAGCGGCTGCTCGAGGTCCCGGACCTGCGCATCATCGGCCCCACCACGGCCGAGGAGCGCGGCGCGGCGATCTCCTTCGTGCTCGGCGACATCCACCCGCACGACGTGGGCCAGGTCCTCGACGAGCAGGGCATCGCGGTCCGGGTCGGCCACCACTGCGCGCGGCCGGTCTGCCTGCGGTACGGAATTCCTGCGACCACGCGAGCGTCGTTCTATCTGTACTCCACGCCGTCGGAGGTCGACGCTCTGGTCGACGGCCTGGAGCACGTCCGTAACTTCTTCGGATGA
- the sufC gene encoding Fe-S cluster assembly ATPase SufC, with protein MATLEIRDLHVSVEAENGPREILKGVDLTVKQGETHAIMGPNGSGKSTLAYSIAGHPKYTITSGTVTLDGEDVLEMTVDERARAGMFLAMQYPVEVPGVSVSNFLRTSATAIRGEAPKLRTWVKEVKSAMEQLQMDPAFAERNVNEGFSGGEKKRHEILQLELLKPKIAILDETDSGLDVDALRQVSEGVNRVRETGEVGTLLITHYTRILRYITPDFVHVFANGRIAESGGAELADKLEAEGYEAYTKGGVSA; from the coding sequence ATGGCAACGCTTGAAATCCGCGACCTGCACGTCTCCGTCGAGGCCGAGAACGGCCCCCGGGAGATCCTCAAGGGCGTCGACCTGACCGTGAAGCAGGGCGAGACCCACGCCATCATGGGCCCCAACGGCTCCGGCAAGTCGACCCTCGCGTACTCCATCGCGGGCCACCCCAAGTACACGATCACCAGTGGCACCGTGACTCTGGACGGCGAGGACGTCCTGGAGATGACCGTCGACGAGCGCGCCCGCGCCGGCATGTTCCTGGCCATGCAGTACCCGGTCGAGGTCCCCGGCGTCTCGGTCTCCAACTTCCTGCGTACGTCGGCGACGGCGATCCGCGGCGAGGCCCCCAAGCTGCGTACCTGGGTGAAGGAGGTCAAGTCCGCGATGGAGCAGCTCCAGATGGACCCGGCCTTCGCCGAGCGCAATGTCAACGAGGGCTTCTCCGGCGGTGAGAAGAAGCGCCACGAGATCCTTCAGCTGGAGCTCCTCAAGCCGAAGATCGCGATCCTGGACGAGACCGACTCCGGTCTGGACGTCGACGCGCTGCGTCAGGTCTCCGAGGGCGTCAACCGCGTCCGTGAGACCGGCGAGGTCGGCACCCTGCTGATCACCCACTACACGCGCATCCTGCGCTACATCACGCCCGACTTCGTGCACGTGTTCGCGAACGGCCGCATCGCCGAGTCCGGCGGCGCCGAGCTCGCCGACAAGCTCGAGGCCGAGGGCTACGAGGCATACACGAAGGGTGGCGTATCCGCGTGA
- a CDS encoding non-heme iron oxygenase ferredoxin subunit, whose amino-acid sequence MTAFVRACGLSELEEDTPKRVELDGTPVSVVRTCGEVFAINDICSHANVSLSEGEVEDCQIECWLHGSSFDLRTGKPSGLPATRPVPVYPVKIEGDDVLVSVTQES is encoded by the coding sequence ATGACAGCCTTCGTCCGAGCCTGTGGGCTGAGCGAGCTGGAGGAGGACACCCCGAAGCGGGTGGAACTCGACGGCACGCCGGTCTCCGTCGTCCGCACGTGCGGCGAAGTGTTCGCGATCAACGACATCTGTTCGCACGCGAATGTCTCGCTGTCCGAGGGCGAGGTGGAGGACTGCCAGATCGAGTGCTGGCTCCACGGCTCCAGCTTCGACCTCCGTACCGGCAAGCCGTCCGGACTGCCCGCGACACGCCCCGTGCCCGTATACCCCGTCAAGATCGAAGGGGACGATGTGCTCGTCTCCGTCACCCAGGAGTCCTGA
- the sufD gene encoding Fe-S cluster assembly protein SufD, whose translation MAEAQNIPAGSTTAGSIAVAAESTVATRMSAPPSFDVADFPVPHGREEEWRFTPLERLAGLHNGTAVATGSAIKVAIDAPEGVIIETVGRDDARLGKAGTPVDRVAAQAYSSFETASVVTVPKDTVLTEPVRIAVHGEGGTAYAHQVIELGAFAEAVVVIDHTGDAVLASNVDYLLGDGAKLTVVSVQDWDDKAVHVSQHNALVGRDASFKSIVVTFGGDVVRLHPRVSYAGTGGEAELFGLYFTDQGQHQEHRLMVDHNAPHCRSNAAYKGALQGQDAHAVWIGDVLIEARAEGTDTYEMNRNLVLTDGARVDSVPNLEIETGEIVGAGHASATGRFDDEQLFYLQSRGIPADEARRLVVRGFFAELVQKIGLPDLEERLLAKIDAELEASV comes from the coding sequence ATGGCTGAGGCTCAGAACATTCCGGCGGGCTCCACCACTGCCGGTTCGATCGCGGTGGCCGCCGAGTCGACCGTCGCCACCCGCATGAGTGCGCCGCCGTCCTTCGACGTGGCGGACTTCCCGGTGCCGCACGGCCGCGAGGAGGAGTGGCGCTTCACTCCGCTGGAGCGGCTGGCCGGTCTGCACAACGGCACCGCCGTCGCGACCGGCAGCGCCATCAAGGTCGCGATCGACGCCCCCGAGGGCGTCATCATCGAGACCGTCGGCCGTGACGACGCGCGGCTCGGCAAGGCGGGCACCCCGGTGGACCGTGTCGCCGCCCAGGCGTACTCCTCCTTCGAGACGGCCTCGGTCGTCACCGTGCCCAAGGACACCGTGCTCACCGAGCCGGTCCGCATCGCCGTGCACGGCGAGGGCGGCACCGCCTACGCCCACCAGGTCATCGAGCTCGGCGCCTTCGCCGAGGCCGTCGTGGTCATCGACCACACAGGTGACGCGGTGCTCGCCTCCAATGTCGACTACCTGCTCGGCGACGGGGCGAAGCTCACCGTCGTCTCCGTCCAGGACTGGGACGACAAGGCCGTCCACGTCTCCCAGCACAATGCGCTGGTCGGCCGGGACGCCTCCTTCAAGTCGATCGTCGTCACCTTCGGCGGCGATGTCGTACGCCTGCACCCGCGTGTTTCCTACGCGGGCACCGGCGGCGAGGCCGAGCTCTTCGGTCTGTACTTCACCGACCAGGGTCAGCACCAGGAGCACCGCCTCATGGTCGACCACAACGCCCCGCACTGTCGCTCCAACGCCGCCTACAAGGGCGCGCTGCAGGGCCAGGACGCGCACGCGGTGTGGATCGGCGACGTCCTGATCGAGGCCAGGGCCGAGGGCACGGACACGTACGAGATGAACCGCAACCTCGTCCTCACGGACGGCGCGCGCGTCGACTCCGTACCGAACCTGGAGATCGAGACCGGCGAGATCGTCGGCGCCGGTCACGCCTCCGCCACCGGCCGCTTCGACGACGAGCAGCTCTTCTATCTGCAGTCCCGTGGCATCCCGGCCGACGAGGCGCGCCGCCTGGTGGTCCGAGGCTTCTTCGCCGAGCTGGTCCAGAAGATCGGCCTGCCCGATCTCGAGGAGCGCCTGCTCGCCAAGATCGACGCGGAGCTGGAGGCGTCCGTCTGA
- the sufB gene encoding Fe-S cluster assembly protein SufB — protein sequence MTLPTETAHPELEGLGTYEFGWADSDAAGAAAKRGLSEAVVRDISEKKNEPEWMLKLRLKGLRLFDKKPMPSWGSDLSGIDFDNIKYFVRSTEKQAESWEDLPEDIKNTYDKLGIPEAEKQRLVAGVAAQYESEVVYHQIREDLEEQGVIFLDTDTALKEHPELFQEYFGTVIPVGDNKFASLNSAVWSGGSFIYVPKGVQVDIPLQAYFRINTENMGQFERTLIIVDEDAYVHYVEGCTAPIYSSDSLHSAVVEIIVKKGGRCRYTTIQNWSNNVYNLVTKRAVAYEGATMEWVDGNIGSKVTMKYPAVYLMGEHAKGETLSIAFAGEGQHQDAGAKMVHMAPNTSSNIVSKSVARGGGRTSYRGLIEIGEGAPGAKSNVLCDALLVDTISRSDTYPYVDVREDDVSMGHEATVSKVSDDQLFYLMSRGMTEFEAMAMIVRGFVEPIAKELPMEYALELNRLIELQMEGSVG from the coding sequence ATGACTCTCCCCACGGAGACTGCCCACCCCGAACTCGAGGGCCTGGGTACGTACGAATTCGGCTGGGCCGACTCCGACGCGGCCGGTGCCGCGGCCAAGCGCGGCCTCTCCGAGGCGGTCGTCCGCGACATCTCGGAGAAGAAGAACGAGCCGGAGTGGATGCTGAAGCTGCGGCTCAAGGGCCTGCGGCTGTTCGACAAGAAGCCCATGCCGAGCTGGGGCTCGGACCTGTCGGGCATCGACTTCGACAACATCAAGTACTTCGTGCGGTCCACGGAGAAGCAGGCGGAGTCCTGGGAGGACCTGCCCGAGGACATCAAGAACACGTACGACAAGCTCGGCATCCCGGAGGCGGAGAAGCAGCGCCTGGTCGCCGGTGTCGCCGCCCAGTACGAGTCCGAGGTCGTCTACCACCAGATCCGTGAGGACCTGGAGGAGCAGGGCGTCATCTTCCTCGACACGGACACCGCGCTGAAGGAGCACCCGGAGCTCTTCCAGGAGTACTTCGGCACCGTCATCCCGGTCGGCGACAACAAGTTCGCCTCGCTGAACTCCGCCGTGTGGTCCGGTGGCTCGTTCATCTACGTGCCGAAGGGTGTCCAGGTCGACATCCCGCTGCAGGCCTACTTCCGTATCAACACGGAGAACATGGGCCAGTTCGAGCGGACGCTGATCATCGTCGACGAGGACGCCTACGTCCACTACGTCGAGGGCTGCACCGCCCCGATCTACTCCTCGGACTCGCTGCACAGCGCGGTCGTCGAGATCATCGTCAAGAAGGGCGGCCGCTGCCGCTACACGACGATCCAGAACTGGTCGAACAACGTCTACAACCTGGTCACCAAGCGCGCTGTGGCGTACGAGGGCGCGACCATGGAGTGGGTCGACGGCAACATCGGCTCCAAGGTCACCATGAAGTACCCGGCTGTCTACCTGATGGGCGAGCACGCCAAGGGCGAGACCCTGTCCATCGCCTTCGCGGGCGAGGGCCAGCACCAGGACGCCGGCGCCAAGATGGTCCACATGGCCCCGAACACCTCCTCCAACATCGTCTCCAAGTCGGTGGCGCGAGGCGGCGGCCGTACCTCCTACCGCGGTCTGATCGAGATCGGCGAGGGCGCGCCGGGCGCGAAGTCCAATGTGCTCTGTGATGCGCTGCTGGTCGACACGATCTCCCGCTCCGACACCTACCCGTACGTGGACGTCCGCGAGGACGACGTGTCCATGGGCCACGAGGCCACCGTCTCCAAGGTCTCCGACGACCAGCTCTTCTACCTGATGAGCCGCGGTATGACGGAGTTCGAGGCGATGGCGATGATCGTGCGCGGTTTCGTCGAGCCGATCGCCAAGGAACTGCCCATGGAGTACGCGCTGGAGCTCAACCGGCTGATCGAGCTGCAGATGGAGGGGTCGGTCGGCTAA
- a CDS encoding helix-turn-helix transcriptional regulator — protein sequence MKNVGEAPHEELATGERSTRNRVARSVLDHGPSTVADLATRLGLTQAAVRRHLDSLVSDNVVEPREQRIYGARTRGRPAKVFALTDCGRDAFDQSYDTLAVDALRWIERAAGGGAAGEAAVAAFARDRMGTQAEVYRKAVDAAAPEERTEALAKALSVDGYAATARNAPVGQQLCQHHCPVAHVAEQYPQLCEAETEVFSRLLGTHVQRLATIAHGDGVCTTFIPHSSPQTTTPSASASTAGRNPA from the coding sequence GTGAAAAACGTTGGCGAGGCTCCTCACGAGGAACTCGCGACCGGGGAGCGCTCCACACGCAACCGGGTCGCGCGATCCGTCCTGGACCACGGCCCGTCCACCGTGGCCGACCTCGCGACGCGCCTCGGCCTCACCCAGGCAGCCGTACGCCGTCACCTCGACTCGCTCGTCTCCGACAATGTCGTTGAGCCCCGTGAGCAGCGGATCTACGGCGCACGCACCCGGGGGCGACCCGCCAAGGTGTTCGCCCTCACCGACTGCGGCCGGGACGCCTTCGACCAGTCGTACGACACGCTGGCCGTCGACGCGCTCCGGTGGATCGAGCGGGCCGCGGGTGGCGGTGCGGCGGGAGAGGCGGCCGTCGCCGCCTTTGCCCGGGACCGGATGGGCACGCAGGCTGAGGTCTACCGCAAGGCGGTGGACGCCGCGGCACCCGAGGAGCGCACCGAAGCGCTGGCCAAGGCCCTGAGTGTCGACGGGTACGCTGCTACGGCGCGTAACGCACCGGTCGGCCAGCAGCTCTGTCAGCACCACTGCCCGGTGGCCCATGTCGCCGAGCAGTACCCGCAGCTGTGCGAGGCGGAGACCGAGGTCTTCTCGCGTCTTCTGGGAACGCATGTACAGCGTCTGGCCACCATCGCCCATGGTGACGGCGTCTGCACGACGTTCATCCCGCACAGCTCACCCCAGACCACCACACCATCAGCATCTGCAAGCACGGCCGGGAGGAACCCCGCATGA
- a CDS encoding ABC transporter ATP-binding protein: MRSEPVVQIRGLVKRYGSKTAVDGLDLEVRQGSVTAVLGPNGAGKTTTIETCEGYRRADAGTVRVLGLDPVADAGRLRPRIGVMLQSGGVYSGARADEMLRHMAKLHAHPLDADALMERLGLGSCGRTTYRRLSGGQQQRLALAMAVVGRPELVFLDEPTAGLDPQARRSTWELVRELRADGVSTVLTTHFMDEAEELADDVAIIDAGRVIAEGSPEELCRGGAENTLRFTGRPGLDLGSLLKALPDGTAAAELTPGAYRITGEVGPQLLATVTSWCAQHGVMPDGIAVERHTLEDVFLELTGKELRS; encoded by the coding sequence ATGCGAAGCGAGCCCGTCGTCCAGATCCGTGGCCTGGTCAAGCGGTACGGATCCAAGACGGCCGTGGACGGCCTCGATCTCGAGGTCCGCCAGGGCTCCGTGACCGCCGTCCTCGGCCCCAACGGAGCCGGCAAGACCACCACCATCGAGACCTGCGAGGGCTACCGGCGCGCCGACGCGGGCACGGTTCGCGTCCTGGGCCTCGACCCCGTCGCCGACGCCGGCAGACTCCGCCCCCGGATCGGCGTGATGCTCCAGTCCGGCGGCGTGTACTCGGGGGCCCGCGCCGACGAGATGCTGCGCCATATGGCCAAGCTGCACGCGCATCCGCTGGATGCGGACGCGCTGATGGAACGGCTGGGTCTCGGCAGCTGCGGCCGTACGACCTACCGCCGGCTCTCCGGCGGCCAGCAACAGCGGCTCGCGCTGGCGATGGCCGTCGTCGGCCGCCCCGAACTCGTCTTCCTGGACGAGCCGACCGCCGGCCTCGACCCGCAGGCCCGCCGGTCCACCTGGGAGCTCGTACGCGAACTCCGGGCCGACGGCGTCTCGACCGTTCTCACCACCCACTTCATGGACGAGGCCGAGGAGCTCGCCGACGATGTCGCGATCATCGACGCGGGCCGGGTCATCGCCGAGGGCAGCCCCGAGGAGCTGTGCCGGGGCGGCGCCGAGAACACGCTGCGTTTCACCGGGCGGCCGGGGCTGGACCTCGGCTCGCTGCTCAAGGCACTGCCGGACGGTACTGCGGCGGCCGAGCTCACGCCCGGGGCGTACCGGATCACGGGCGAGGTCGGTCCGCAGCTGCTGGCGACCGTCACGTCCTGGTGCGCACAGCACGGTGTGATGCCGGACGGGATCGCCGTCGAGCGCCACACCCTCGAGGATGTCTTTCTTGAGCTCACCGGCAAGGAGCTGCGTTCATGA
- a CDS encoding ABC transporter permease — protein MSLGTYTPKPGAAPLPRMIAAQTAFETRMLLRNGEQLLLTVVIPSLLLVLFSTVDILTLPTETTGGSGKAVDFLAPGVLALAVMSTAFTGQAIATGFERRYGVLKRLGASPLPRWALMSAKTLSVLATEVLQIVLLTVIAFALGWSPHGNPVSVLLLLVLGTAAFSGLGLLMAGTLKAEATLAAANLVFLLLLVGGGVIVPLDRFPDGVQSVLALLPISALSDGLRDVLQHGAGVPWGDLGILAVWAVLGLGAAARLFRWD, from the coding sequence ATGAGCCTCGGTACGTACACGCCGAAGCCCGGCGCCGCGCCGCTGCCCCGCATGATCGCGGCGCAGACCGCGTTCGAGACGAGGATGCTCCTGCGCAACGGCGAGCAGCTGCTGCTCACCGTCGTCATCCCGTCGCTGCTGCTGGTCCTCTTCTCGACGGTCGACATCCTCACTCTGCCCACGGAGACAACGGGCGGCAGCGGCAAAGCCGTCGACTTCCTGGCGCCCGGCGTGCTCGCACTCGCCGTGATGTCCACCGCCTTCACCGGCCAGGCCATCGCGACCGGCTTCGAGCGGCGGTACGGAGTGCTCAAGCGGCTCGGCGCATCGCCGCTCCCCCGATGGGCCCTGATGAGCGCCAAGACGCTCTCCGTCCTGGCCACCGAAGTCCTCCAGATCGTGCTGCTGACCGTCATCGCCTTCGCGCTCGGCTGGTCCCCGCACGGCAACCCCGTCTCCGTACTCCTGCTGCTCGTCCTCGGCACCGCCGCCTTCTCCGGCCTCGGTCTGCTGATGGCCGGGACGCTCAAGGCCGAGGCCACCCTGGCCGCCGCCAACCTGGTCTTTCTGCTGCTCCTGGTGGGCGGCGGAGTGATCGTGCCGCTGGACAGGTTCCCGGACGGCGTCCAGTCGGTGCTCGCGCTGCTGCCGATCTCGGCGCTCTCGGACGGTCTGCGCGATGTGCTCCAGCACGGCGCGGGAGTGCCGTGGGGCGATCTCGGGATCCTCGCCGTCTGGGCTGTGCTCGGACTCGGCGCCGCCGCGCGGCTCTTCCGCTGGGACTGA